From Blastochloris viridis, one genomic window encodes:
- a CDS encoding DUF294 nucleotidyltransferase-like domain-containing protein, with translation MPKVFDRHAPPFDRLTGPEIEDVRAALDIGYFRPGDVLLHRGAPAEALYVVVKGAVEERDSSEVIDLLGPKRMFDSRAIVQGACAHDFIAAEETLAYVLPRDKALDLMRRNPAFAAHFYRETSDKLEAFASRSELREVGALMRAHVAELTLSPAVEIDGDRSLAEAGHLMNDCHVDALIVHEGGRTGIATGMTLAKAVVLEGRPLTARIGDVARYGLVTVSPQDFVATALVAMTRHNKRRLVVREGDTFLGFLEDIHLLGFIAGSSPVVTGRIERASTVADLAPAAREIAGQVERLHRQGLKVQAIAEITSDLNRRLLRRLFEITAPEEIRRKGCLIVMGSEGRGEQTMRTDQDNGLLLAEPVDAAELDAFRRRFSDALIGFGFPPCPGNVMVSNPKWSRTVEEFESEFRRWAVVPEEHAFLDTAIFFDAQAVAGEARLLDHAKLALIETLKGEKVWLGHFARAIEQFTVPVGFFRSFITAEGRKGDALDVKKGGIFPIVHGIRAMALELGLTETSTSRRIELVSAWGVFGADFAHELNQAFLFLSELKLDAQLKALRGIGDGLVRPTEMSAIERDLLRDALFAVKQFRDIVRRHFNLSVF, from the coding sequence ATGCCCAAGGTGTTCGACCGCCACGCGCCGCCGTTCGACCGGCTCACAGGTCCTGAGATCGAGGACGTGAGGGCGGCGCTCGATATCGGCTATTTTCGTCCCGGCGACGTGCTGTTGCACCGCGGCGCGCCGGCCGAGGCGCTCTACGTCGTGGTCAAGGGTGCGGTCGAGGAGCGCGACTCCAGCGAGGTCATCGACCTGCTCGGCCCCAAGCGCATGTTCGACAGCCGTGCCATCGTGCAGGGCGCCTGCGCCCACGATTTCATCGCCGCCGAGGAAACGCTGGCCTACGTGCTGCCGCGCGACAAGGCGCTCGATCTGATGCGCCGTAATCCGGCATTTGCCGCCCATTTCTATCGCGAAACCTCCGACAAGCTGGAGGCGTTTGCCAGCCGCTCCGAGCTGCGCGAGGTCGGCGCCTTGATGCGCGCGCACGTCGCCGAGCTGACGCTGTCGCCGGCGGTGGAGATCGACGGCGACCGCAGCCTCGCCGAGGCCGGCCACCTGATGAACGACTGCCACGTCGACGCGCTGATCGTCCACGAGGGCGGCCGCACCGGCATCGCCACCGGCATGACGCTGGCGAAGGCCGTGGTGCTGGAGGGCAGGCCGCTCACCGCCCGCATCGGCGACGTCGCCCGCTACGGCCTCGTCACCGTCAGCCCGCAGGATTTCGTCGCCACCGCGCTGGTGGCGATGACCCGGCACAACAAGCGGCGCCTGGTGGTGCGCGAGGGCGACACGTTTCTCGGCTTCCTGGAGGACATCCACTTGCTGGGATTCATCGCCGGATCGAGCCCTGTGGTGACGGGGCGCATCGAACGCGCGTCCACGGTGGCCGATCTGGCGCCGGCCGCGCGCGAAATTGCCGGCCAGGTCGAGCGGCTGCACCGCCAGGGCCTGAAAGTGCAGGCCATCGCCGAGATCACCTCCGACCTCAACCGCCGCCTGCTGCGCCGGCTGTTCGAGATCACCGCGCCCGAGGAGATCAGGCGCAAGGGCTGCCTGATCGTGATGGGGTCGGAAGGCCGCGGCGAGCAGACCATGCGCACCGACCAGGACAACGGCCTGCTGCTGGCCGAGCCGGTCGATGCGGCCGAACTCGACGCCTTCCGCCGCCGCTTCTCCGATGCGCTGATCGGCTTCGGCTTTCCGCCCTGCCCGGGCAATGTGATGGTGTCGAATCCGAAATGGTCGCGCACCGTCGAGGAGTTCGAATCCGAATTTCGCCGCTGGGCGGTGGTGCCGGAGGAGCACGCCTTCCTCGACACCGCGATCTTCTTCGATGCCCAGGCGGTGGCGGGCGAGGCCCGCCTGCTCGACCACGCCAAGCTTGCCCTGATCGAGACTCTGAAGGGTGAGAAGGTGTGGCTCGGCCACTTCGCCCGCGCTATCGAGCAGTTCACCGTGCCGGTCGGCTTCTTCCGCTCCTTCATCACCGCCGAGGGCCGGAAGGGCGATGCGCTCGACGTCAAGAAGGGCGGCATCTTTCCCATCGTCCACGGCATCCGGGCGATGGCGCTCGAACTCGGCCTCACCGAGACCTCGACCAGCCGCCGCATCGAGCTGGTGTCGGCGTGGGGGGTGTTCGGGGCGGATTTCGCCCACGAGCTCAACCAGGCCTTTTTGTTCCTGTCGGAGCTGAAGCTCGACGCCCAGCTCAAAGCCCTGCGCGGCATCGGCGACGGCCTGGTGCGGCCGACCGAGATGTCGGCGATCGAGCGCGACCTGCTGCGCGACGCGCTCTTCGCGGTAAAGCAGTTCCGCGATATCGTGCGCCGCCACTTCAATCTCTCGGTGTTTTGA
- a CDS encoding tape measure protein gives MAGEGDTERLVVLLEARLTDFERNMRKASAVSATNFGAVRRNSRSATMQIEADMNRASARINQAVATTSDRIGTVAKAMAAAAAGAITIDKIARAAAAYQGMANALRIAGLEGEQLNGTFGQLFAIAQRNGSALEPLVSLFARLSQSQTELHASSADLTRFTEGVSLALKVAGTDATAASGALTQLAQALGGGTVRAEEFNSVNEGARPILDAVAAGLKEAGGSVATLRQLVNDGKVSSEAFFRAFLAGAGSLQEKADKALPSVEQGMTRVANAFTVAVGEFDKVTGASTSVSSGLERIAAGIGSVGDRAEAVYQKIKPLVDALNLIGKYSPTGLLTQYATDTGVFAPTPSGGVTRTTTTSAVNGTIAGAAPVLGTGFSGGKSQVSLAQYPAAGKEKSSSSKARASELEQEIASLQRHTQALQIQAGQFGMTEAEAARYEATQQLLNAATADGKTITDDQRAAIARAADAYAQAADAAHQMTEKTQRAAEFQREFESATTELFSSLIKGGDSLNDTLSRLAERFADLALQAALFGSGPFGSGSGLLSGVGKAIGGLFGGGSDFSGYNVTGLPGHATGGYIRGPGTGTSDSIPARLSNGEYVFSARAVSAIGAGNLDAMHRTAKGFAAGGYVGPAPVASGQAASAAPVITVAPTINFQSQIPSSQADQASMAKQVQRSVETAVNQALAKQMRPGGILTR, from the coding sequence ATGGCGGGTGAAGGCGACACGGAACGGCTGGTCGTGCTGCTCGAAGCGCGGTTGACCGACTTCGAGCGCAACATGCGCAAGGCGTCCGCCGTCTCGGCGACGAACTTTGGCGCGGTGCGGCGCAATTCTCGCAGCGCCACGATGCAGATCGAAGCGGACATGAACCGCGCCAGCGCTCGCATCAACCAAGCCGTTGCGACGACGTCGGATCGCATCGGCACTGTCGCGAAGGCCATGGCCGCGGCGGCGGCTGGCGCCATCACCATCGACAAGATCGCGAGGGCCGCGGCGGCATATCAAGGCATGGCGAACGCGCTGCGCATCGCGGGCCTGGAGGGCGAACAGCTCAACGGCACGTTCGGCCAGCTATTCGCCATCGCGCAGCGGAACGGCAGTGCGCTCGAGCCGCTGGTGTCGCTCTTTGCCCGGCTCTCGCAGTCGCAGACCGAGCTTCACGCTTCATCGGCCGATCTGACGCGGTTTACCGAGGGCGTGAGCCTGGCGCTCAAGGTCGCCGGCACCGACGCGACGGCGGCGAGCGGCGCCCTGACACAGCTCGCCCAAGCGCTCGGCGGCGGCACGGTGAGGGCCGAGGAGTTCAACTCCGTCAACGAGGGAGCCCGGCCGATCCTTGATGCGGTGGCCGCGGGGCTCAAGGAGGCCGGCGGATCGGTCGCCACGCTGCGACAACTCGTGAACGACGGCAAGGTGTCGAGCGAGGCGTTCTTCCGTGCGTTCCTCGCTGGCGCTGGATCGTTGCAGGAGAAGGCCGACAAGGCGCTGCCGAGCGTCGAGCAGGGCATGACGCGCGTTGCCAACGCTTTCACGGTCGCGGTCGGAGAGTTCGACAAGGTCACCGGCGCCTCGACGTCGGTTTCGTCGGGACTGGAGCGGATCGCCGCCGGCATCGGATCGGTCGGCGACAGGGCCGAAGCGGTCTATCAGAAAATCAAGCCGTTGGTCGACGCGCTCAACCTCATCGGCAAATATTCGCCTACCGGCCTCCTGACGCAGTATGCCACCGACACCGGCGTGTTCGCGCCGACGCCCTCTGGCGGCGTCACCCGGACCACCACCACCTCGGCGGTGAACGGCACGATCGCCGGCGCCGCGCCGGTCCTCGGAACCGGCTTCTCCGGGGGCAAGTCGCAGGTGTCGCTCGCGCAGTACCCGGCGGCTGGCAAGGAGAAGTCCTCGTCATCGAAGGCCCGGGCCTCGGAGCTCGAGCAGGAAATCGCGTCGCTCCAGCGGCACACCCAAGCACTTCAGATTCAGGCCGGCCAGTTCGGTATGACGGAGGCCGAGGCGGCGCGGTATGAGGCCACGCAGCAACTTCTCAATGCCGCCACCGCCGACGGCAAGACGATCACCGACGATCAGCGGGCCGCCATTGCCCGGGCCGCCGACGCCTACGCCCAGGCGGCAGACGCCGCGCACCAAATGACGGAGAAGACGCAGCGCGCAGCGGAGTTCCAACGCGAGTTCGAGTCGGCAACCACCGAACTGTTTTCCTCCCTGATCAAGGGCGGCGACAGCTTGAACGATACCCTGTCGCGCCTTGCGGAGCGGTTTGCCGATCTGGCCTTGCAGGCCGCGCTGTTCGGCTCCGGCCCGTTCGGCTCGGGCTCGGGGCTTCTCTCGGGCGTCGGCAAGGCGATTGGCGGGCTGTTCGGTGGCGGTTCGGATTTTTCTGGATACAACGTAACTGGACTGCCAGGCCACGCTACTGGCGGCTATATCCGCGGGCCGGGCACGGGCACCAGCGACAGTATCCCGGCCCGGCTCAGCAATGGCGAGTATGTGTTCTCGGCGCGGGCGGTGTCGGCGATCGGTGCCGGCAATCTGGACGCGATGCACCGCACCGCGAAGGGCTTTGCGGCCGGCGGCTATGTGGGGCCGGCGCCGGTGGCCAGCGGCCAAGCGGCCAGCGCTGCGCCCGTCATCACCGTGGCGCCGACGATCAATTTCCAATCTCAGATTCCGTCAAGCCAAGCCGATCAGGCGAGCATGGCGAAACAGGTCCAGCGCTCGGTCGAGACCGCGGTGAACCAGGCGCTCGCGAAGCAGATGCGTCCCGGCGGCATCCTGACGAGGTGA
- a CDS encoding terminase large subunit produces the protein MLIPSWINDGSEIPDPLGYGERAVQWLRKLKHPKNPAPGHPFQLDPWQERIIRKLYGPRHPDGSRIVRRMTLVLPRGNRKTSLCAAITLLHLMGPERLPGGLTVSAASAHEQAMELFNEAAMIVQHDPRMAKHLTIREYTSTIAFPKDRSRYIAVASDGKVQHGKTPNVVIADELHAWEGRAGQRQWEALDSAMVKVPGTLLIVATTSGRGQENLAWKTVEYAIKVQKGEIDDPATLPVIFAAEKEDDWRDEAVWHAVNPGMRHGYPDLESYRDKARKAINSPSDRDSFLQYNLDVWLDHSASPFVDMIVYDQGRGEVDLGDMEATQAPCWLGVDLSSNSDLTCVVACWRDGEDGYQVWPWFFCPEDNLRRRADRDGVPYPTWAEDGLICPTPGNVVDFRAVEDNIRELCARFNVREIAFDPHLARNTLNNLLEDGLPAVEMRQGWVTMAPAIKELERAIIGGRFRHGGNPILRWHFDNIAVETDKAGNRAFHKGKSKDRIDGAVACAMAVARCAAGDTNRSSYDGAGDDFEEWAFA, from the coding sequence ATGCTGATACCCTCCTGGATTAACGACGGCTCGGAAATCCCGGACCCGCTGGGCTATGGCGAGCGCGCTGTGCAGTGGCTGCGCAAGCTGAAGCATCCCAAGAACCCGGCGCCCGGTCACCCGTTCCAGCTCGATCCGTGGCAGGAGCGCATCATCCGCAAGCTGTACGGGCCGCGGCATCCGGACGGATCGCGCATCGTGCGCCGCATGACGCTGGTGCTGCCGCGCGGCAACCGCAAGACCTCGCTGTGCGCCGCCATCACGCTCTTGCATCTGATGGGGCCGGAGCGCCTTCCGGGTGGACTAACCGTGTCGGCGGCATCGGCGCACGAGCAGGCGATGGAGCTGTTCAACGAAGCGGCGATGATCGTCCAGCACGACCCGCGTATGGCGAAGCATCTCACCATCCGCGAGTACACCTCGACGATCGCGTTTCCGAAGGATCGCAGCCGGTATATCGCCGTGGCCTCGGACGGCAAGGTGCAGCACGGCAAGACGCCGAACGTCGTCATCGCCGACGAGCTGCACGCCTGGGAGGGCCGGGCCGGTCAGCGCCAATGGGAAGCGCTCGACTCCGCGATGGTGAAGGTGCCGGGAACGCTGCTGATCGTCGCCACCACGTCAGGGCGCGGCCAGGAGAACCTTGCGTGGAAGACCGTTGAGTACGCGATCAAGGTCCAGAAAGGCGAGATCGACGACCCGGCGACGCTGCCGGTGATCTTCGCCGCCGAGAAGGAAGACGATTGGCGCGACGAGGCGGTGTGGCACGCCGTCAACCCCGGCATGCGCCACGGCTACCCCGACCTTGAGAGCTACCGCGACAAGGCGCGGAAGGCGATCAACTCACCGTCAGATCGTGACAGCTTCCTGCAGTACAATCTCGACGTCTGGCTCGATCATTCGGCCTCGCCGTTCGTCGATATGATCGTCTACGATCAGGGCCGCGGCGAGGTAGACCTCGGCGACATGGAGGCGACGCAGGCGCCGTGCTGGCTCGGCGTCGATCTGTCGAGCAATTCCGATCTGACGTGCGTGGTGGCGTGCTGGCGTGACGGCGAGGACGGCTATCAGGTGTGGCCGTGGTTCTTCTGCCCGGAGGATAACCTTCGGCGCCGCGCCGACCGCGATGGCGTGCCCTATCCGACGTGGGCGGAGGATGGGCTTATCTGCCCGACGCCCGGCAACGTCGTCGATTTCCGCGCGGTCGAGGACAACATTCGCGAGCTGTGCGCGCGCTTCAACGTCCGCGAGATCGCGTTCGACCCGCACCTCGCCCGCAACACCTTGAACAACCTGCTCGAGGACGGTCTGCCCGCGGTCGAGATGCGGCAGGGCTGGGTGACGATGGCGCCGGCCATCAAGGAGCTGGAGCGCGCCATCATCGGCGGCCGGTTCCGGCACGGCGGCAATCCGATCCTGCGCTGGCACTTCGACAACATCGCCGTTGAAACCGACAAGGCCGGCAACCGCGCCTTTCACAAGGGCAAGAGCAAGGATCGCATCGACGGCGCGGTGGCGTGCGCGATGGCGGTGGCGCGGTGCGCGGCCGGCGACACCAACCGCTCCAGTTACGACGGCGCGGGCGACGACTTCGAGGAATGGGCTTTCGCGTGA
- a CDS encoding 3'-5' exonuclease, which produces MPFRPLVRLIDRLAMTDRRYAFLFEKDVSGEAVSIDCETTGLDPWQDEIVAVAAIPIRDGRILTSGRYEALVRPTGPVGATSIKIHQLREIDLAKARPMAEILPELMAFIGPRPLVGYYLEFDVAMLNRYLLSAANIHVPNRLVEISRLYYERKYGDAPPGTEIDLRFSAIAQDLGVPERPVHDAFNDALMAAMMYVKLIDYIARGIRIPRTRNWDP; this is translated from the coding sequence GTGCCGTTCCGCCCGCTGGTCCGCCTGATCGATCGTCTGGCGATGACCGACCGCCGCTACGCCTTCCTGTTCGAGAAGGACGTCAGCGGCGAGGCGGTGTCGATCGATTGCGAAACCACCGGGCTCGACCCCTGGCAGGACGAGATCGTCGCGGTGGCGGCGATCCCGATCCGGGATGGCCGCATCCTCACCAGCGGGCGCTACGAGGCATTGGTGCGCCCGACCGGGCCGGTGGGAGCGACCTCGATCAAGATCCACCAGCTGCGCGAGATCGACCTCGCGAAGGCGCGGCCGATGGCGGAAATTTTGCCCGAGCTGATGGCGTTCATCGGGCCGCGGCCGCTGGTCGGCTACTATCTCGAATTCGACGTGGCGATGCTGAACCGCTACCTGCTCAGCGCCGCCAACATCCATGTCCCCAACCGGCTGGTCGAGATCTCGCGGCTCTACTACGAGCGCAAATACGGCGACGCCCCGCCCGGCACCGAGATCGACCTCCGTTTTTCCGCGATCGCCCAGGACCTCGGCGTGCCGGAGCGGCCGGTGCACGACGCGTTCAACGACGCGCTGATGGCGGCGATGATGTACGTCAAGCTGATCGACTATATCGCCCGCGGCATCCGCATCCCGCGCACGCGGAACTGGGATCCCTGA
- a CDS encoding site-specific integrase, with protein sequence MKTCRRAWNVAGRRNPGTVPQANPFAQMGLKSSTRETPTAAFDDLQAFRGKAVELGHPSLATAALIAWEWLQREKHVFGAFDVAHYRPKERPNTVRVLHPKNGEEAWIPLFDDAGVPLYPELMAELDALKRERIGGLMIRRDWGDRRPWPTGESIDLTHMSRIVKRIIRAARLRDSLTFTSFRHGGFTESADADMTDSEIRAVSRQKSARVLPRYAKRTMKQVAAGAKKRRATRTKTDDLSE encoded by the coding sequence ATGAAAACCTGCCGGCGGGCGTGGAACGTCGCCGGCCGGCGGAATCCGGGCACCGTCCCGCAAGCGAATCCCTTCGCCCAGATGGGGCTCAAGTCTTCGACCCGCGAGACGCCTACCGCGGCCTTCGATGACCTCCAGGCATTCCGCGGCAAGGCGGTCGAGTTGGGGCACCCGTCGCTCGCGACGGCCGCGCTGATCGCCTGGGAGTGGCTGCAGCGTGAGAAGCACGTCTTCGGCGCGTTCGACGTGGCGCACTATCGCCCAAAGGAACGACCCAACACCGTCCGCGTGCTGCATCCCAAGAACGGCGAGGAAGCATGGATTCCGCTGTTCGACGATGCCGGCGTGCCGCTCTATCCCGAGCTGATGGCCGAGCTTGACGCCCTCAAGCGCGAGCGGATCGGGGGGCTGATGATCCGCCGGGATTGGGGCGACCGCAGGCCGTGGCCGACCGGGGAATCCATCGACCTTACGCATATGTCCCGGATCGTGAAGCGGATCATCCGGGCCGCTAGGCTGCGTGACAGCCTGACCTTCACCTCGTTCCGGCACGGCGGTTTCACGGAGTCAGCCGACGCCGACATGACCGACTCCGAAATCAGGGCAGTAAGCCGCCAGAAGTCCGCGCGGGTTCTCCCGCGCTACGCCAAACGAACAATGAAGCAGGTGGCGGCTGGGGCGAAAAAGAGGAGGGCGACGAGAACGAAAACGGACGATTTGTCAGAATGA
- a CDS encoding ISAs1 family transposase, giving the protein MEPAEPDFAALGEALVFLDYFKDMPDPRQRGKVMYSLEEVLLLCLLAVLAGAETFVDIARFGETKLDLLRRFRTFLHGTPSHDHLGDILATLDAAQFQRCFVAWVAAVTGAPADVIAIDGKTLRRSAKRDAKAAVHMVSAFAARQRLVLGQVKVADKSNEIVAIPQLLSLLSIEGAIVTIDAMGCQRAIAAQILAQKADYVLALKGNQGSLREDVELFAAEQKANGFKDTAISRHHSVDGDHGRIETRTTTVMHDVAWLRDRHDWPGLTSVVMVESMREIGAKCEQETRFYIASLASPADQLGPVIRSHWAVENSLHWIMDMVFRDDDCRVRTDHAPANFTTLKHMALNLIRKAPGKDSLRLKRKVAAWDDDFLASLLAA; this is encoded by the coding sequence ATGGAGCCAGCGGAACCGGACTTTGCCGCGCTTGGGGAAGCTCTTGTTTTCCTGGACTATTTCAAGGACATGCCCGACCCGCGCCAGCGCGGCAAGGTGATGTACTCGCTGGAGGAGGTGCTGCTGCTGTGCCTGCTGGCGGTGCTGGCCGGCGCCGAGACCTTCGTCGACATCGCAAGGTTCGGCGAGACGAAGCTCGACCTGCTGCGCCGGTTCCGCACGTTTCTCCATGGCACCCCCTCGCACGACCACCTCGGCGACATCCTCGCCACCCTCGATGCTGCGCAGTTCCAGCGTTGCTTCGTCGCCTGGGTGGCGGCGGTGACCGGGGCGCCCGCAGACGTGATCGCCATCGACGGCAAGACGCTGCGCCGCTCGGCTAAGAGGGACGCCAAGGCGGCGGTCCACATGGTGTCCGCCTTCGCGGCGCGCCAGCGCCTGGTGCTCGGCCAGGTCAAGGTGGCCGACAAGTCGAACGAGATCGTCGCCATCCCCCAACTGCTCTCCCTGCTGTCGATCGAGGGCGCCATCGTCACCATCGACGCCATGGGCTGCCAGCGCGCCATCGCCGCGCAAATCCTCGCCCAGAAGGCCGACTATGTGCTGGCCCTGAAAGGCAACCAGGGCAGCTTGCGAGAGGACGTCGAGCTGTTCGCCGCCGAGCAGAAAGCCAATGGTTTCAAGGACACAGCGATCAGCCGCCATCACAGCGTCGATGGCGATCACGGCCGCATCGAGACCCGCACCACCACGGTGATGCACGACGTGGCTTGGCTCCGAGACCGTCACGATTGGCCCGGCCTGACCAGTGTCGTCATGGTCGAAAGCATGCGCGAGATCGGCGCCAAGTGCGAGCAGGAGACCCGCTTCTACATCGCCTCGCTGGCGTCCCCGGCCGACCAGCTCGGACCCGTCATCCGCAGCCATTGGGCGGTGGAGAACAGCCTGCATTGGATCATGGACATGGTGTTCCGCGATGACGACTGCCGCGTCCGCACCGATCACGCCCCCGCCAATTTCACCACCCTCAAGCACATGGCCCTCAATCTCATCCGCAAGGCCCCGGGCAAGGATTCTCTCCGCCTCAAGCGAAAAGTCGCCGCCTGGGACGACGACTTCCTCGCAAGTCTCCTGGCAGCGTGA
- a CDS encoding TylF/MycF/NovP-related O-methyltransferase, which produces MPRTDQLDPLLYGDEWPSLRSATGRVDVHSLAAFWARESKVPGHYFEFGVGAGRSAVSALRAAAKHNLNIEFHLFDSFEGLPPLEGLDADSRQFQQGQFSFGVDQVKEFLRQHDVHALAPIHFYKTWFSALDTIEIDPAIRAAIVHIDCDLYSSALQVLNFIGPRLESGTILLFDDFNAFNASNDRGERRALSDWIDQINNDPASPMAELTPYVSYGWHGQGFIFNRMG; this is translated from the coding sequence ATGCCCAGAACCGATCAGCTCGATCCGCTGCTTTATGGTGACGAATGGCCGTCGCTGCGGTCTGCGACCGGGCGGGTGGACGTTCATTCTCTCGCGGCTTTTTGGGCGCGGGAAAGCAAGGTTCCGGGCCATTATTTCGAGTTTGGCGTCGGAGCCGGCCGTTCCGCGGTATCGGCGCTCAGAGCCGCGGCAAAGCACAATCTGAACATAGAATTCCACCTGTTCGACAGCTTCGAGGGCTTGCCACCGCTCGAAGGCCTCGACGCAGACTCAAGGCAGTTTCAGCAAGGCCAATTCTCGTTTGGCGTCGATCAGGTCAAAGAGTTCCTGCGCCAGCATGATGTTCACGCCCTGGCTCCGATCCACTTCTATAAGACATGGTTCTCGGCGCTCGATACAATCGAGATCGATCCCGCCATTCGCGCCGCCATCGTCCACATCGACTGCGACCTTTACAGTTCGGCGCTTCAGGTCCTGAACTTCATCGGCCCACGGCTGGAAAGCGGCACGATCCTGCTGTTCGACGACTTCAATGCGTTCAATGCCAGCAACGACCGCGGCGAACGTCGGGCGCTGTCCGACTGGATCGACCAAATCAACAACGATCCCGCGTCCCCCATGGCCGAGCTGACGCCGTACGTCAGCTATGGGTGGCACGGGCAAGGATTCATCTTCAATAGAATGGGATGA
- a CDS encoding phage tail assembly chaperone codes for MTPLKRLEQQLIDTVTGARPTVPEAGVIVWRAFLDLAARRSYHMSGPNPISMAEIEAYARLHRLPLQPHHVALICAIDDAWLKHVRDDGGTPDEKRRQSSQPMTPAIFDALF; via the coding sequence ATGACCCCGCTCAAGCGCCTGGAACAACAGCTCATCGACACCGTGACCGGCGCGCGCCCGACCGTGCCCGAGGCCGGCGTCATCGTCTGGCGCGCGTTCCTCGACCTCGCCGCTCGGCGCTCCTACCATATGAGCGGCCCGAACCCGATCAGCATGGCCGAGATCGAAGCCTATGCCCGGCTGCACCGCCTGCCGCTCCAGCCGCACCATGTCGCGCTGATCTGCGCCATCGATGATGCGTGGCTCAAGCATGTTCGCGACGATGGCGGCACTCCCGACGAAAAACGTCGCCAGTCATCCCAGCCGATGACGCCGGCAATCTTCGACGCTCTGTTTTGA
- a CDS encoding cation diffusion facilitator family transporter: MKTEQGVLRISIVVTVILAGLGILFGILSGSSSIVFDGVYSLTDATMTVVALLVSNLISASTATAPAKSKLVERFTMGFWHLEPMVLGLNGTLLTGAAIYALITAIESLMAGGRQLAFDQAIVYAALTVVIATGMAIFDIRANRAIRSNFLALDARAWLMSAALTAALLVAFVFGYLIRGTGLEWVSPYIDPAVLALVCLVVIPMPIATIRQALAEVLLVTPADLKQHVDTLAQDVVQRYGFVSYRAYVATVGRGRQIELYFIVPIGWPAKRLEEWDRIRDEIGELVGGESPDRWLTIVFTTDPEWAD, translated from the coding sequence TTGAAGACCGAACAGGGCGTCCTTCGCATTTCGATCGTGGTGACGGTGATCCTGGCCGGCCTCGGCATCCTGTTCGGCATCCTGTCAGGCTCATCCTCGATCGTGTTCGACGGCGTCTATTCGCTGACCGACGCCACCATGACCGTGGTGGCGCTGCTGGTGTCGAACCTCATCAGCGCCTCGACCGCCACCGCCCCGGCCAAGAGCAAGCTGGTCGAACGCTTCACCATGGGGTTCTGGCACCTCGAGCCCATGGTTCTCGGCCTGAACGGCACCTTGCTGACCGGCGCCGCGATCTATGCGCTGATCACCGCCATCGAAAGCCTGATGGCCGGCGGGCGCCAGCTCGCGTTCGATCAGGCCATCGTCTATGCGGCGCTGACCGTCGTCATCGCCACCGGCATGGCGATCTTCGACATCCGGGCCAACCGCGCGATCCGCTCGAATTTCCTGGCGCTGGACGCGCGGGCGTGGCTGATGTCGGCGGCGTTGACCGCGGCGCTGCTCGTCGCATTCGTGTTCGGCTATCTGATCCGCGGCACCGGCCTCGAGTGGGTGTCGCCCTATATCGACCCGGCCGTGCTGGCGCTGGTCTGTCTGGTGGTGATCCCGATGCCGATCGCCACGATCCGGCAGGCGTTGGCCGAGGTCCTGCTGGTGACGCCCGCGGACCTCAAGCAGCACGTCGACACCCTGGCGCAGGACGTCGTGCAGCGATACGGCTTCGTGTCCTATCGCGCCTATGTCGCAACGGTCGGCCGCGGCCGGCAGATCGAGCTTTATTTCATCGTCCCCATCGGCTGGCCGGCCAAAAGGCTGGAGGAGTGGGACCGCATCCGCGACGAGATCGGCGAGCTGGTCGGCGGCGAGAGCCCCGACCGCTGGCTGACGATCGTTTTTACCACCGATCCGGAATGGGCGGATTGA
- a CDS encoding phage tail protein, producing the protein MALDTFNPPVAPAVDGAPRERTARVTTASFGDGYSQRAPSGLNSVATSINVRWPPMTIGQAQTIDAFLTSKKGVTPFWWTAPGDTAARKWTCGTWTVSPHNVALGIIGEMTAIFREVFDL; encoded by the coding sequence ATGGCACTCGATACCTTCAATCCACCGGTCGCGCCCGCTGTCGACGGGGCACCTCGCGAGCGCACAGCGCGCGTGACAACAGCATCGTTCGGCGACGGGTATTCGCAACGTGCGCCGTCGGGGCTGAACTCGGTCGCAACCTCGATCAACGTGCGCTGGCCACCGATGACGATCGGACAGGCGCAAACGATCGATGCATTCTTGACCTCGAAAAAGGGCGTCACGCCGTTTTGGTGGACGGCTCCGGGCGACACCGCGGCCCGCAAATGGACGTGCGGGACGTGGACCGTTTCGCCGCACAACGTCGCCTTAGGCATCATCGGTGAGATGACCGCCATCTTCCGAGAAGTGTTCGACCTATGA